Below is a genomic region from Cupriavidus sp. P-10.
TTCGAGACACGCGGTGTGGGTATAAATAATCGTAGTTGTCATGTTCGGCTGTCCTCGGTTTCAACCGGCGACGTTCCCTGAATCGCACTCCGGGGCCTACGTCGATCGTCACGGCAATCCAATCAGATATGTAATATATCAGAGGAGCAGGAAAGCCAACTGAGGGGTGGCCGGGATTCGAAAAGAACCCCGCGACGATGGTCTCAAGTGCGCGGCTTTTGCTCGCTGAGCAGTGACAGGATGCGTGGATCGTGGTCTACCCGCCGAGCTTCTACGATACGTACCGTTTCCGCATCTGGATGCGCGGGATTGAAGACGTAGTTAGCTGCATATGGCACCAGCACGCTGGGCACTTTCAGCAGCAAGGTCGAGCGCGATGCGAGCCATTCTGTGCCGGCGCTTCCGGACCAACTATTGTCGCTTTTCCAGTCCGCGGGCAAGTCCGGAATTTCCGCGACAGCGATGGCGTCTTCTACCTCGATCTGGAGGAGTTGGTAGTGCGTAGGGAGATCCTCCATCCGCCTGATATCTTGGTGTACGAGCACCTCGAGGAAGGCCAGGGCAGGATGCTCTGCCAGGTACACAACAGGCTGTCCTGCGAAGTGCCAGCGTCCGCCGGCACGCAGCCCCCCGATTCCCTTGAGATCCGCAAAATTGCTAATCCGCCAGAGAATCATCAGGCGAAGTATCCTTCGTCAATCTGGATAATCGCTTCCTCGACCAAACGTGCGCCTTGTTCAGTACTGGTCAGCTCCAGCGGCGACTTGGCGCCAAATCGTTGCTGGCTCGC
It encodes:
- a CDS encoding RES family NAD+ phosphorylase → MMILWRISNFADLKGIGGLRAGGRWHFAGQPVVYLAEHPALAFLEVLVHQDIRRMEDLPTHYQLLQIEVEDAIAVAEIPDLPADWKSDNSWSGSAGTEWLASRSTLLLKVPSVLVPYAANYVFNPAHPDAETVRIVEARRVDHDPRILSLLSEQKPRT